One stretch of Streptomyces sp. R21 DNA includes these proteins:
- a CDS encoding TetR/AcrR family transcriptional regulator yields the protein MSSPTATTADQPIRQSRTAQVTRTRILEAARRELGRNPDTSLGDIAEAAGVARRTVYTHFAGRAALVAGLADEAAEAVRLAIAVTTASASTTTLGPATALARFVLTLWPVGDCYRTLIGLADQDLGPGQVREVLAPARETVAGILAEGQRHGVFHAVVPPGPLSGAIEAHLLALLDTVNSGIWADDGTGAATAALIAAGLDSATAAATVRRLHGTRPLHSPHRSHRPH from the coding sequence GTGAGCAGCCCGACAGCGACGACAGCCGACCAACCCATACGGCAGAGCCGTACGGCGCAGGTCACTCGTACCCGCATCCTGGAAGCGGCCCGGCGGGAATTGGGCCGGAACCCCGACACGAGCCTCGGCGACATAGCCGAAGCCGCGGGCGTGGCGCGTCGCACCGTCTACACGCACTTCGCCGGCCGGGCGGCACTGGTGGCGGGCCTCGCCGACGAGGCCGCGGAGGCGGTACGCCTCGCGATCGCCGTCACAACCGCATCCGCATCCACGACCACGCTCGGTCCCGCGACTGCCCTGGCCCGCTTCGTCCTCACCCTCTGGCCGGTCGGCGATTGCTACCGCACGCTGATCGGTCTCGCCGACCAGGATCTCGGCCCCGGCCAGGTGCGCGAAGTCCTGGCCCCGGCCCGCGAGACGGTCGCAGGCATCCTCGCCGAGGGCCAGCGCCACGGTGTCTTCCATGCCGTTGTCCCGCCCGGGCCGCTCAGTGGTGCCATCGAGGCCCACCTGCTGGCCCTCCTCGACACGGTCAACTCCGGTATCTGGGCCGACGACGGCACCGGCGCCGCCACCGCCGCCCTGATCGCCGCCGGACTCGACAGTGCCACCGCCGCCGCCACGGTCCGTCGGCTGCACGGAACCAGGCCGCTCCACTCACCCCACCGGTCGCACCGACCCCACTGA
- a CDS encoding DUF2993 domain-containing protein: MSASQHRYDDGSQYEPYYPPHDPYSYSYGPQGEHASYEPLEPYESPEPRRSRRPLAFVTAALVGLALLPVVADRIVAARIESRTAAAFQEGMGTPLPPEVHVRGFPVLTQAASGTLRRVDITAHDIPAQGASRLLPVTELSLRLQGLTKSDDDSQARAGSAEATAFLSYKDVSDALGLEISKGSRPGEVRAVVLLPFGEKGAVTTTVAVASGNRIAFKGFKVTGGALPAPASAVLNKVFEQPIQLRNIPENLSLRSVTSTADGLVARFSGQSVTFRPDDASQDSAEPSALVVRSASTLRLDQ; this comes from the coding sequence TTGTCCGCGTCCCAGCACAGGTACGACGACGGTTCGCAGTACGAGCCGTACTACCCCCCTCACGACCCCTACAGCTACAGCTACGGCCCTCAGGGCGAGCACGCCTCGTACGAGCCGTTGGAACCGTACGAGTCGCCCGAGCCCCGCCGGAGTCGGCGGCCCCTCGCTTTCGTCACCGCCGCCCTCGTCGGGCTCGCCCTCCTTCCCGTCGTGGCCGACCGGATCGTGGCGGCGAGAATCGAGTCACGCACGGCCGCTGCGTTCCAGGAAGGCATGGGCACACCTCTGCCGCCGGAGGTCCACGTCCGGGGCTTCCCCGTCCTGACCCAGGCGGCCTCCGGAACCCTGCGCCGCGTGGACATCACTGCTCACGACATACCGGCCCAGGGCGCCTCCCGCCTGCTGCCCGTGACCGAACTCTCCCTCCGGCTCCAGGGGTTGACGAAGTCCGACGACGACAGTCAGGCGCGGGCCGGCAGCGCCGAAGCGACCGCCTTCCTGTCGTACAAGGACGTGTCGGACGCCCTCGGGCTGGAGATCTCGAAGGGGAGCCGCCCTGGTGAAGTGAGGGCTGTGGTCCTTCTCCCCTTCGGAGAAAAGGGTGCTGTGACGACGACCGTCGCGGTGGCCTCCGGTAACCGCATCGCCTTCAAGGGCTTCAAGGTCACGGGTGGTGCACTGCCCGCCCCCGCGAGCGCGGTGCTGAACAAGGTATTCGAGCAGCCGATCCAGCTGCGGAACATCCCCGAAAACCTGAGCCTGCGCTCGGTCACTTCCACGGCCGACGGCCTCGTCGCCCGTTTCTCGGGCCAGTCGGTCACCTTCCGGCCCGATGACGCGTCGCAGGACAGTGCCGAACCATCCGCCCTTGTGGTGCGGAGCGCTTCGACTCTCCGACTCGATCAGTGA